From the genome of Mycobacterium dioxanotrophicus, one region includes:
- a CDS encoding MBL fold metallo-hydrolase — protein MSQLRYEVMVHDGLTRHRQQRLPDGSPIVSSPVSSTLILGEHEAVLVDPPFTRDQVFRTGDWIEDSGRTLKYVYATHGHGDHWFGTDLLLQRFPAAVAYATEGTIAKMHEQAADGRAQMWDVDFPGQIPPSPVVYQPIPATGLELEGEHLVAVEVGHTDTDDTTVLHVPSIGLVVAGDVAYNGVHQYLLESDHGGIKAWLQALTKVTALQPRAVVAGHKNKDLPDDPAILAETRDYLLDAQRLIAGSPSPQEFFDYMTRLYPHRLNVGPVWYSAVALLSGKES, from the coding sequence ATGTCCCAGCTGCGCTACGAAGTGATGGTCCACGACGGCTTGACCCGCCATCGCCAACAGCGACTGCCCGATGGCAGCCCAATCGTGTCCTCACCCGTATCGTCCACACTCATCCTCGGCGAGCACGAGGCCGTACTGGTCGACCCTCCGTTCACCCGCGACCAGGTGTTCCGCACCGGCGACTGGATCGAGGACTCGGGCCGCACACTCAAATACGTCTACGCGACGCATGGTCACGGGGATCACTGGTTCGGCACCGACCTGCTGCTGCAACGATTCCCCGCGGCGGTGGCTTACGCCACCGAAGGCACCATCGCGAAGATGCACGAGCAGGCTGCCGACGGCCGCGCTCAGATGTGGGACGTCGACTTCCCCGGCCAAATCCCGCCGAGCCCCGTTGTGTACCAACCCATCCCTGCCACCGGCCTGGAGTTGGAGGGCGAGCACCTCGTCGCCGTCGAGGTCGGCCACACCGACACCGATGACACCACCGTGCTGCACGTGCCCTCGATCGGGCTGGTGGTGGCCGGCGACGTCGCCTACAACGGCGTACATCAGTACCTGCTGGAAAGCGACCACGGCGGGATCAAGGCGTGGCTGCAGGCGCTCACCAAGGTCACGGCACTGCAGCCGCGCGCAGTGGTCGCCGGACACAAGAACAAGGATCTACCCGACGATCCGGCGATCCTCGCCGAGACCCGCGACTATCTGCTCGACGCGCAGCGGCTCATCGCCGGAAGCCCCAGTCCCCAAGAGTTTTTCGACTACATGACACGGCTCTATCCGCACCGGCTCAACGTCGGACCGGTCTGGTACAGCGCAGTGGCGCTGCTTTCTGGAAAGGAATCCTGA
- a CDS encoding flavin reductase family protein, with the protein MIIDADNLDATSSYKLLIGSVLPRAIAWISTASTTGVGNIAPVSFFTVVGRIPPILSVSLQPRSDGVTLKDTFVNIRDTGEFVVNIASIDQADALHRSAFEFDSGVDEFEALGLTKAPSEAISAPRIAEAPISFECVVDRIIPMPPLPDHVVWGRVKRIHVRDDLYLSRGRIDVGALNAFGRLAAEYTMVNNIFTTPLPDGLARQLASQRAERLDGKATDYSPIDTTDWSPSGATKAATK; encoded by the coding sequence ATGATCATCGACGCAGACAACCTCGACGCGACGTCGAGTTACAAACTTCTCATCGGCAGCGTGTTGCCCCGCGCCATCGCCTGGATCAGCACCGCCTCGACCACCGGAGTCGGCAACATCGCGCCGGTGTCCTTCTTCACCGTGGTGGGCCGCATTCCGCCGATTCTGTCGGTATCGCTGCAGCCGCGGTCCGACGGCGTCACGCTCAAGGACACCTTCGTCAACATCCGCGACACCGGCGAGTTCGTGGTGAACATCGCGTCGATCGACCAGGCCGATGCGTTGCACCGGTCGGCGTTCGAATTCGATTCCGGTGTCGATGAATTCGAGGCCCTGGGGCTGACGAAGGCACCGTCGGAGGCCATCTCGGCACCCCGCATCGCGGAGGCACCGATCTCCTTCGAATGTGTGGTGGACCGCATCATCCCGATGCCGCCGCTACCCGACCATGTGGTGTGGGGCCGCGTGAAGCGCATCCACGTGCGCGACGACCTGTACCTCTCCCGCGGACGCATCGACGTCGGCGCGCTCAACGCATTCGGCCGCCTCGCCGCCGAATACACCATGGTCAACAACATCTTCACCACCCCGCTGCCCGACGGTCTGGCCCGGCAGCTGGCCTCCCAGCGCGCCGAACGCCTCGACGGCAAGGCAACCGACTACTCCCCGATCGACACCACCGACTGGTCACCGTCGGGCGCCACGAAGGCGGCGACGAAATGA
- a CDS encoding alpha/beta fold hydrolase, producing MSTLLLIHGFLDDVNVWDDLVSALPEDVNTIRYQLPGFGTRTEDWTPEPTLATLAAEAGLLLDGVEGHAIVVGQSLGSQIAELVATARPEKVSGLVLITPVPLGGTRLPDDALIPFRSLAADAAAQRAARADLSPTLTAEQLDRLTRAGVSAHRDVVSRYVDVWNDGVTDAPPVSAFTGPVLIIRGGADPFVTAALAAAITPRFPHAREQIIDGGGHWVHVEYAGQVAASITEFVRETGSAAGWRRGFAEQSRDTFAATFAGDVVLDATTLPDPVEGRDQVAATLAAASSIYESLEFTAEVHSGSSSYLQWRATAFDNMSLRGVTILDRGPDGLITAIAIHHRPLGAVLRFASEIRDRLDGTQS from the coding sequence ATGAGCACGCTGCTACTCATCCACGGCTTCCTCGATGACGTCAACGTCTGGGACGACCTCGTGTCCGCGCTGCCGGAAGACGTCAACACCATCCGCTATCAGCTGCCGGGTTTCGGGACGCGAACCGAGGATTGGACGCCCGAGCCGACACTGGCGACCCTCGCGGCCGAGGCCGGGCTTCTTCTCGACGGCGTCGAGGGCCACGCGATCGTGGTGGGCCAGAGTCTCGGGTCGCAGATCGCCGAACTCGTGGCGACCGCTCGCCCCGAGAAGGTCAGCGGCCTGGTGCTGATCACGCCGGTTCCGCTGGGCGGCACCCGGCTTCCTGACGACGCGTTGATCCCGTTCCGGTCGTTGGCCGCAGATGCCGCCGCGCAACGCGCCGCCCGGGCCGACCTGTCTCCGACCCTGACTGCCGAGCAGCTCGACCGCTTGACGCGGGCCGGTGTATCGGCACACCGGGACGTGGTCAGCCGCTACGTCGACGTCTGGAACGACGGTGTCACGGATGCGCCGCCGGTGAGCGCGTTCACGGGTCCCGTGCTGATCATCCGCGGCGGCGCCGATCCGTTCGTCACCGCTGCACTGGCTGCCGCGATCACGCCGCGCTTCCCGCACGCGCGCGAGCAGATCATCGACGGGGGTGGGCATTGGGTGCATGTCGAGTACGCCGGTCAGGTCGCAGCGTCCATCACCGAATTCGTGCGGGAGACGGGCTCGGCCGCAGGCTGGCGGCGCGGGTTCGCCGAGCAGTCCCGTGACACGTTCGCCGCGACCTTCGCCGGCGATGTCGTGCTCGATGCCACCACACTGCCCGACCCGGTCGAGGGCCGGGACCAGGTGGCCGCGACGCTGGCGGCGGCGAGCTCGATCTACGAGTCGCTGGAGTTCACTGCCGAGGTCCACAGCGGCTCGTCAAGCTATTTGCAGTGGCGAGCAACGGCTTTCGACAACATGTCGCTGCGCGGCGTGACCATCCTGGATCGCGGGCCCGACGGCCTCATCACCGCGATCGCCATTCATCACCGTCCTCTGGGCGCGGTGCTGCGGTTCGCATCCGAGATTCGCGATCGTTTGGACGGGACGCAATCATGA
- a CDS encoding MBL fold metallo-hydrolase, producing MTATLQHRVHVTAQLPQAGRGPLPDGSPRMWSPTTSTLITGARDALLVDPPLTTAQAREVGDWVAAAGRRLAGIYVTHGHGDHWFGAIPLLQRFPDAVVYATAGTAQHMAGQNSPEFRSSFWDKVFPGELPTGDVDVTVVGEDGFELDGQWLQPIEVGHTDTDATTMLHAPSAGLLVAGDVVYNGVHLYLTESGGVSGLDQWLVALDIAESLRPVVVIAGHKDPDAADDPAQLDATRRYLKDARSLLETSSGAEDFYGTMLALHPDRINPGALWGAAITLFPTNSRG from the coding sequence ATGACCGCCACCTTGCAGCACCGGGTTCACGTCACCGCCCAGCTTCCGCAGGCTGGTCGGGGCCCGCTTCCCGACGGCAGCCCGCGGATGTGGTCGCCGACCACCTCGACGCTGATCACGGGAGCGCGCGATGCGCTGCTGGTCGACCCGCCGCTGACCACCGCGCAGGCGCGCGAAGTCGGCGACTGGGTCGCGGCAGCGGGCCGACGCCTCGCAGGCATCTACGTCACCCATGGTCACGGCGACCACTGGTTCGGCGCGATCCCGCTGCTGCAGCGGTTCCCGGACGCGGTGGTCTATGCCACTGCGGGTACGGCGCAACACATGGCCGGTCAGAACTCGCCGGAGTTCCGATCATCATTCTGGGACAAGGTGTTTCCCGGCGAACTGCCGACCGGTGATGTTGACGTCACCGTCGTCGGCGAGGACGGGTTCGAACTCGACGGGCAATGGTTGCAACCGATCGAGGTCGGCCACACCGACACCGATGCGACGACGATGCTCCACGCTCCCAGCGCCGGTCTGCTCGTCGCCGGCGACGTCGTCTACAACGGCGTTCACCTGTATCTCACAGAGTCGGGCGGGGTGTCTGGACTCGACCAATGGTTGGTCGCCTTGGATATCGCCGAGAGCCTGCGACCCGTTGTCGTGATCGCCGGCCACAAGGATCCCGATGCAGCCGATGATCCGGCACAGCTCGACGCCACCCGGCGGTACCTGAAGGATGCGCGTAGTCTGCTCGAAACATCCTCTGGTGCTGAGGATTTCTACGGCACCATGCTGGCGCTGCACCCGGACCGGATCAACCCCGGTGCGCTGTGGGGTGCGGCGATCACCCTGTTCCCGACGAACTCACGAGGTTGA
- a CDS encoding DoxX family protein, producing the protein MADGMSQSDTLQRVRTDPAYGAYLLLRIGFTVLPIVFGLDKFFGVLANWDGYLAPWIVALSPIGAHPTMLVVGVIEIVAGVAVAIKPRYAAYVVAAWLAGIIVNLVSYPGFYDVALRDFGLLLGALTLARLASVYDPAWHRGTK; encoded by the coding sequence ATGGCCGACGGGATGAGCCAGTCCGACACACTTCAGCGGGTCCGCACCGACCCGGCCTATGGGGCGTACCTACTGCTGCGCATTGGATTCACCGTGCTGCCCATAGTGTTCGGCCTCGACAAGTTCTTCGGCGTCCTGGCGAACTGGGACGGCTATCTCGCCCCATGGATCGTCGCGCTCAGCCCGATCGGCGCACATCCGACGATGCTCGTCGTCGGCGTGATCGAGATCGTGGCGGGCGTCGCGGTGGCCATCAAGCCGCGGTACGCGGCGTACGTCGTGGCAGCGTGGCTCGCCGGGATCATCGTCAACCTGGTGAGTTACCCGGGCTTCTACGACGTCGCCCTGCGCGATTTCGGATTGCTCCTGGGTGCACTGACACTGGCTCGGCTGGCCTCGGTCTATGACCCTGCGTGGCACCGCGGAACGAAGTGA
- a CDS encoding helix-turn-helix transcriptional regulator — translation MSVLDDPLRRELYQLVADSGEPVSREDAASAVGIGRTLAAYHLDKLADAELLAITYQRPDGRSGPGAGRPAKLYGLAEREFAVSVPPRDYLLLAAILVAAIEQDTDGSVRAVVAHAAREAGSEAARQADGDLVAALRDCGYLPRTDGDGDISLRNCPFHAIARDHLNVVCGLNLELINGAIAGSSSNDARAALNPRPGHCCVELHDVIPVEPSRT, via the coding sequence ATGAGCGTCCTCGACGACCCGCTGCGTCGCGAGCTGTACCAGCTGGTGGCCGACAGTGGCGAGCCGGTGTCGCGCGAGGACGCGGCGTCGGCCGTGGGGATCGGGCGCACCCTGGCTGCCTACCACCTCGACAAGCTCGCCGATGCCGAGCTGCTCGCGATCACCTATCAACGGCCCGACGGTCGCAGCGGCCCCGGCGCCGGCCGGCCGGCCAAGCTGTACGGCCTCGCCGAACGCGAGTTCGCTGTCAGCGTGCCGCCCCGCGACTACCTGTTGCTGGCCGCAATCCTCGTCGCGGCGATCGAACAAGACACCGACGGCAGCGTCCGGGCAGTGGTCGCCCACGCCGCCCGCGAAGCGGGGTCGGAGGCGGCCCGGCAGGCTGACGGCGATCTGGTCGCAGCGCTGCGCGACTGTGGCTACCTTCCCCGCACCGACGGTGACGGCGATATCTCCCTGCGGAACTGCCCTTTTCACGCCATCGCCAGAGACCACCTCAACGTGGTGTGCGGTTTGAACCTTGAGCTGATCAACGGAGCGATTGCCGGCAGCTCGTCGAATGACGCACGGGCAGCGCTGAATCCGCGCCCTGGGCACTGCTGCGTCGAGCTGCACGACGTCATCCCCGTCGAACCGAGCCGAACGTGA
- a CDS encoding NAD(P)H-dependent flavin oxidoreductase: MSSPIADLDLRIPVIAAPMAGGPTTPAMVIAAHSAGSFGFLAAGYKTPEAVEAELHTMRDAGIPFGVNVFAPNPVPISAERYAEYAQAMQREADRFGLTLPDAPNDSDDHFAAKVDLLGANPVPLVSFTFGIPPQDVIRSLQQAGSAVVQTVTSRAEAEAAAAAGVDALAVQASVAGGHSGTLTPDSPPQALPIGELVAQITSAVRLPVIAAGGVGTAADVAGALQAGAEAVAVGTVLLLADESGASATHQAALEDPERTETVVTKAFTGRPARGLRNRFIDAYEASAPLGYPAIHFLTSPLRKAAAAAGEPELVHLWAGTGYRHARRAPTARILTALAP, encoded by the coding sequence ATGAGCTCACCGATAGCGGATCTCGATCTGCGGATCCCGGTGATCGCCGCGCCGATGGCGGGCGGACCCACCACACCGGCCATGGTCATCGCCGCGCACAGCGCAGGCAGCTTCGGTTTCCTGGCCGCCGGTTACAAGACGCCCGAGGCCGTCGAGGCAGAGTTACACACTATGCGCGACGCCGGAATACCCTTCGGCGTCAACGTCTTCGCACCCAACCCCGTACCGATCTCGGCTGAGCGTTACGCCGAGTACGCGCAGGCGATGCAGCGTGAGGCCGACCGGTTCGGGCTCACGCTGCCCGACGCCCCGAACGACAGTGACGACCACTTCGCCGCCAAGGTCGACCTGCTGGGCGCCAATCCGGTCCCGCTGGTCAGCTTCACCTTCGGCATACCCCCACAAGACGTGATCCGCAGCCTGCAGCAGGCGGGCAGCGCCGTCGTACAGACAGTGACGTCGCGGGCCGAAGCGGAGGCGGCTGCGGCCGCAGGCGTCGACGCCCTCGCGGTGCAGGCCAGCGTGGCAGGCGGGCACTCGGGGACGCTCACCCCGGACAGTCCGCCGCAGGCCCTGCCCATCGGTGAGTTGGTCGCGCAGATCACCTCGGCCGTCAGGCTGCCGGTCATCGCCGCGGGCGGTGTCGGCACCGCTGCCGATGTGGCCGGCGCGCTGCAGGCCGGTGCCGAGGCGGTGGCCGTGGGTACGGTGCTGCTGCTCGCCGACGAGAGCGGTGCGTCAGCGACCCATCAAGCGGCTCTTGAGGATCCCGAGCGCACCGAAACCGTTGTCACCAAAGCGTTCACCGGCCGTCCGGCCCGCGGACTGCGCAACCGGTTCATCGACGCCTATGAAGCCTCGGCCCCGTTGGGCTACCCGGCGATCCACTTCCTCACCAGCCCGTTGCGCAAGGCCGCCGCGGCCGCCGGTGAACCGGAGCTCGTGCACCTGTGGGCCGGCACCGGATACCGGCATGCGCGCCGTGCGCCCACCGCCAGGATTCTGACAGCGCTGGCGCCCTGA
- a CDS encoding alcohol dehydrogenase catalytic domain-containing protein, giving the protein MATHRAVHVDTAGAPLKLADVETTSPPPGQVRIDVRACGVCGTDREFVSGHFPAMTWPLTPGHEIAGTIAEIGSSVEEFGVGDSVAVGWFGGNCNHCAQCRKGQFMHCLNGQVPSWQYPGGYAASVTVPATALARIPAGLSFTEAAPMGCAGVTTFQALRTSVAVAGDRVAVLGVGGLGHLGIQFSRAMGFETVAIARGADKAADAERFGAHHYIDSTAGPVSEALQKLGGVSVVLATAANSDAIGQTIGGLAPQGELIVIGVSADPLPISPLHLITPALRVTGHPSGTASQIEDTMHFALLNNVRAQIQEFPLENAADAYAAMAEGRARYRGVLTI; this is encoded by the coding sequence ATGGCCACGCACCGCGCAGTCCACGTCGACACCGCAGGCGCCCCGCTGAAGCTGGCCGACGTCGAGACCACGTCCCCACCACCGGGCCAGGTCCGCATCGATGTGCGGGCATGCGGTGTGTGCGGCACCGATCGCGAGTTCGTCAGCGGCCACTTCCCGGCGATGACCTGGCCGCTGACGCCCGGGCACGAAATCGCGGGAACCATCGCCGAAATCGGCAGCAGCGTCGAGGAATTCGGTGTCGGCGACTCGGTTGCCGTCGGTTGGTTCGGCGGCAACTGCAATCACTGCGCGCAGTGCCGCAAGGGCCAGTTCATGCACTGTCTCAACGGTCAGGTTCCCAGCTGGCAGTACCCGGGCGGCTACGCCGCGTCGGTGACGGTCCCCGCCACCGCACTCGCCCGGATCCCCGCCGGGCTGTCCTTCACCGAAGCAGCGCCGATGGGGTGCGCGGGCGTGACGACGTTCCAGGCGCTGCGGACCAGCGTGGCCGTGGCCGGTGACCGGGTGGCCGTCCTCGGCGTGGGTGGGCTCGGCCACCTGGGTATCCAGTTCTCTCGCGCCATGGGATTCGAGACCGTCGCCATCGCACGGGGCGCCGACAAGGCAGCCGATGCCGAACGATTCGGCGCGCACCACTACATCGACTCCACGGCCGGCCCCGTCAGCGAGGCGCTGCAGAAGCTCGGCGGCGTGAGCGTCGTGCTGGCCACCGCCGCTAATTCCGATGCGATCGGCCAGACGATCGGCGGCCTGGCGCCCCAGGGCGAACTCATCGTGATCGGGGTGTCCGCCGACCCGCTGCCGATCAGTCCGCTGCACCTGATCACCCCGGCGCTGCGGGTGACCGGTCACCCGTCGGGCACGGCATCGCAGATCGAGGACACCATGCATTTCGCGCTGCTCAACAATGTCCGGGCCCAGATCCAGGAATTTCCGCTGGAAAACGCGGCGGACGCCTACGCCGCGATGGCCGAGGGGCGGGCCCGTTATCGGGGAGTTCTCACGATCTGA
- a CDS encoding LysR family transcriptional regulator has protein sequence MELRQLRYFVVVAEELNFGRAAERLHIAGPSLSQQIKALERDLKVGLFDRDRRSVALTPAGAALLPEARALVRRADEFRRRATGLAVSDPVRIGYVNWRPVDLADRAAGVAQLRVDTWVMPSHTQAARVADGSLDLAICWVPTDDLAELSLQAHLIGVDRLYALCVGTDDGPVAAKDVVVLVDADVASWSSWNRYAEEFSAETGARLMRTDDGGVTGPTFFEHVRRLGRPVLNNPKGQDAPLPRDLVRRPIVAPTPLWTWSLVWRRAEDNAAVRALIDAFTSEVGDLGVHGDGVWLPPDDPHRGRGQGGQHDDDRPGDQRELKPTVQQR, from the coding sequence GTGGAACTGCGCCAGTTGCGGTACTTCGTGGTGGTCGCCGAGGAGTTGAACTTCGGCCGCGCCGCCGAGCGGCTACACATCGCGGGCCCGTCACTGTCCCAGCAGATCAAGGCGCTCGAGCGCGACCTCAAGGTCGGTCTCTTCGATCGTGACCGGCGGTCGGTGGCCCTCACCCCGGCGGGTGCGGCGCTGCTGCCCGAGGCTCGTGCGCTGGTTCGGCGTGCCGATGAATTCCGCAGACGGGCAACGGGATTGGCGGTCTCCGATCCCGTACGGATCGGCTACGTCAATTGGCGTCCCGTGGATCTGGCCGATCGGGCGGCCGGCGTCGCGCAACTGCGGGTGGACACCTGGGTGATGCCGTCGCACACGCAGGCGGCCAGGGTCGCCGACGGCAGCCTGGACCTGGCGATCTGCTGGGTGCCTACCGACGACCTGGCCGAGCTGTCACTTCAGGCGCACCTCATCGGCGTGGACCGGCTGTACGCGCTGTGCGTCGGCACCGACGACGGCCCGGTCGCGGCCAAGGACGTGGTGGTGCTGGTCGACGCCGACGTGGCCAGCTGGTCGTCCTGGAACCGCTACGCCGAGGAGTTCTCCGCGGAAACCGGGGCCCGGTTGATGCGCACCGACGACGGCGGGGTCACCGGGCCGACGTTCTTCGAGCATGTCCGTCGACTGGGCCGGCCGGTGCTCAACAACCCAAAGGGGCAGGATGCCCCGCTGCCCCGTGATCTGGTGCGACGCCCGATCGTCGCCCCGACCCCGCTGTGGACCTGGTCGCTGGTGTGGCGCCGCGCCGAGGACAACGCTGCCGTCCGCGCGCTGATCGACGCATTCACCAGTGAGGTAGGCGATTTAGGCGTTCACGGCGACGGCGTGTGGCTGCCGCCCGACGATCCCCATCGCGGTCGCGGTCAGGGCGGCCAGCACGACGATGACCGACCCGGCGACCAACGCGAGCTGAAACCCACTGTGCAGCAACGGTGA
- a CDS encoding SDR family NAD(P)-dependent oxidoreductase, which translates to MSNTPKVAIITGASQGIGEALVAGYRKLGYAVVANSRSIAASDDPMVLTVAGDIGQPGVGQRVVDAAVERFGRVDTIVNNAGIFISKSFTDYTDEDYAAITGVNLRGFFELTRAGIAAVEAHGEGGHVVTISTSLVDQADSRVPSALASLTKGGLNAATKALAIEYATRGIRSNAVALGTIRTPMHDPSTHEFLNKLHPVGHMGDIDDVVEAVLYLETATFVTGEILHVDGGQSAGR; encoded by the coding sequence ATGAGCAACACACCCAAGGTAGCCATCATCACCGGGGCATCACAGGGCATCGGCGAGGCGCTGGTCGCGGGCTACCGCAAGCTGGGCTATGCCGTCGTCGCCAACTCCCGGAGCATCGCGGCGAGCGACGATCCGATGGTGCTGACGGTTGCCGGCGACATCGGTCAGCCGGGTGTCGGGCAGCGCGTCGTCGACGCCGCCGTCGAGCGGTTCGGGCGGGTCGACACCATCGTCAACAACGCCGGCATCTTCATCTCCAAGTCGTTCACCGACTACACCGACGAGGACTACGCCGCGATCACCGGGGTGAACCTGCGCGGCTTCTTCGAGCTGACCCGCGCCGGGATCGCCGCCGTCGAGGCGCACGGCGAGGGTGGTCACGTCGTCACCATCTCGACGAGCCTGGTGGATCAGGCCGACTCCCGCGTGCCGTCGGCACTGGCGTCGCTGACCAAGGGTGGGTTGAACGCAGCCACCAAGGCACTGGCCATCGAGTACGCGACTCGCGGAATCCGTTCCAACGCAGTGGCACTGGGCACGATCCGGACTCCGATGCATGATCCGTCCACCCACGAGTTCCTCAACAAGCTGCACCCGGTCGGTCACATGGGCGATATCGACGACGTGGTCGAGGCCGTGCTGTACTTGGAGACCGCCACGTTTGTGACCGGCGAGATCCTGCACGTCGACGGAGGCCAGAGTGCCGGACGCTGA
- a CDS encoding YybH family protein, with protein MPDAETLLRELLDEWKAGVDGHDPDRVAAVFTEDAIFQGLQPHSVGRRGVYAYYDSQPVGLTVDYRFHETRRPASGVALGYLRADFTLPDGTAVPLNLSVLATLGPEGWRISFYQVSPVPG; from the coding sequence GTGCCGGACGCTGAGACGCTCCTTCGTGAGCTCCTCGATGAGTGGAAGGCCGGGGTGGACGGTCACGATCCGGACCGGGTCGCCGCGGTGTTCACCGAGGACGCGATCTTCCAGGGATTGCAGCCGCACAGCGTGGGACGGCGCGGCGTGTACGCCTACTACGACTCGCAGCCGGTCGGGCTGACGGTGGACTACCGGTTCCACGAAACCCGCAGGCCCGCCAGTGGTGTCGCACTGGGTTACCTGCGGGCGGACTTCACCCTCCCCGACGGCACGGCCGTCCCGCTGAACCTCAGCGTGCTGGCAACCTTGGGCCCTGAAGGCTGGCGGATCTCCTTCTACCAGGTCAGCCCAGTGCCGGGATGA
- a CDS encoding LLM class F420-dependent oxidoreductase — protein MRFGLFIPQGWRLDLVGTPTEQHWPVMRDLAAYADAGEWDSLWVYDHFHTVPVPTDEATHEAWTLMAAYAATTSRIKLGQMCTAMSYRNPVYLAKVAATVDVISGGRVQMGIGGGWYEHEWRAYGYGFPSAGVRLARLDEGVQIMRDAWRDGRVSLDGKHYQVDGAIVAPKPLQDGGIPLWIAGGGEKVTLRIAARYAQYTNFTSEPDGFAHKSQILAEHCKEVGTDYGAIVRSANFNAVVGTSESDVAERLERIRARQIPVAGEPAVDAMLANVASPDSATGTPEQVVERLKRLRDLGCEYAIVYFPEAAYDRSGIELFEREVIPALG, from the coding sequence ATGCGCTTTGGACTCTTCATTCCGCAGGGCTGGCGACTCGACCTGGTAGGCACACCCACTGAACAACATTGGCCGGTCATGCGTGATCTGGCGGCGTACGCCGACGCGGGCGAATGGGATTCGCTGTGGGTGTACGACCATTTCCACACCGTGCCGGTGCCCACCGACGAGGCCACCCATGAGGCCTGGACGTTGATGGCGGCGTATGCCGCGACCACCTCACGCATCAAGCTGGGCCAGATGTGCACGGCCATGAGTTACCGCAATCCGGTGTATCTCGCCAAGGTCGCGGCGACGGTCGACGTGATCTCGGGTGGTCGGGTGCAGATGGGTATCGGCGGTGGCTGGTACGAGCATGAGTGGCGGGCCTACGGTTACGGCTTCCCGTCCGCCGGGGTGCGGCTGGCAAGGCTCGATGAGGGCGTGCAGATCATGCGCGACGCGTGGCGCGATGGCCGGGTCAGCCTCGACGGCAAGCACTATCAGGTCGACGGCGCGATCGTCGCTCCGAAACCGTTACAGGACGGCGGTATTCCACTGTGGATCGCCGGAGGCGGCGAGAAGGTGACCTTGCGGATCGCCGCCAGGTATGCGCAGTACACGAATTTCACGTCCGAGCCGGACGGATTCGCCCACAAGTCGCAGATCCTTGCCGAGCACTGCAAGGAGGTCGGCACCGACTACGGCGCGATCGTGCGGTCGGCCAACTTCAACGCCGTCGTCGGCACGTCGGAATCCGACGTCGCCGAGCGCCTCGAACGCATCCGGGCACGGCAGATCCCGGTCGCCGGTGAGCCCGCCGTCGACGCCATGCTGGCCAATGTGGCCTCGCCCGACTCCGCGACCGGCACTCCCGAACAGGTGGTCGAACGGCTCAAACGGCTCCGCGACCTCGGGTGTGAGTACGCGATCGTGTACTTCCCCGAGGCCGCGTACGACCGGTCCGGTATCGAGTTGTTCGAGCGTGAGGTCATCCCGGCACTGGGCTGA
- a CDS encoding non-oxidative hydroxyarylic acid decarboxylases subunit D has product MCPRCAFETIEKLYTSPVPGVWDVLQCQQCLYCWRTSEPARRTERDCYPDSFKMTVEDIANAPEVPAIPPLISGSVRP; this is encoded by the coding sequence ATGTGTCCACGATGTGCGTTCGAGACCATCGAAAAGCTCTACACTTCACCGGTTCCCGGGGTCTGGGACGTGTTGCAGTGCCAGCAGTGCCTGTATTGCTGGCGCACCAGTGAGCCGGCGCGGCGCACCGAGCGGGACTGCTACCCGGACAGTTTCAAGATGACTGTCGAAGACATCGCCAATGCCCCCGAGGTTCCGGCCATTCCACCGTTGATCAGCGGTAGCGTGAGGCCGTGA